In a single window of the Delftia tsuruhatensis genome:
- a CDS encoding DUF932 domain-containing protein, with the protein MQLASRFASRTPSLRSDYPLSDDQIRRVAPSIFADAPHESRSERYSYIPTAAVLTELRKEGFQPFMVTQTRVRDEGKREHAKHMLRLRHASQINGAEANEIVLLNSHDGTSSYQMLAGQFRFVCSNGLVCGDTVADVRVPHKGDVAGLVIEGAYQVLSGFDRVRDSRDAMRAVTLDDGESGVFARAALALKYDDPAKPAPITESQILMPRRFDDRRPDLWSVFNRTQENLTKGGLHGRSASGRRQSTRPVQGIDSDIRLNRALWLLADGMRQLKA; encoded by the coding sequence ATGCAACTCGCATCCCGTTTCGCTTCCCGTACCCCTTCGCTGCGCAGCGATTACCCGCTGTCCGATGACCAAATCCGGCGCGTGGCTCCGTCCATCTTCGCGGATGCGCCCCATGAGAGCCGTTCCGAGCGGTACAGCTACATCCCCACCGCCGCCGTTCTGACCGAGCTTCGCAAGGAAGGGTTTCAGCCCTTCATGGTGACGCAGACCCGCGTGCGCGATGAAGGCAAGCGCGAGCACGCCAAACACATGCTGCGCCTGCGCCATGCCAGCCAGATCAACGGCGCGGAGGCTAACGAAATCGTGCTGCTGAACTCGCACGATGGCACCAGCAGCTATCAGATGCTGGCGGGTCAGTTCCGCTTCGTTTGCAGCAATGGCCTTGTCTGCGGTGACACCGTGGCAGATGTGCGCGTGCCCCACAAAGGCGACGTGGCCGGGCTGGTGATCGAAGGCGCGTATCAGGTACTGAGCGGCTTTGACCGCGTGCGCGATTCCCGCGATGCCATGCGCGCCGTCACCTTGGACGATGGCGAATCCGGAGTGTTCGCCCGTGCTGCACTGGCCCTCAAGTACGACGACCCGGCCAAGCCCGCACCCATCACGGAATCGCAAATCCTGATGCCGCGCCGGTTCGATGACCGCCGCCCCGACCTGTGGAGCGTGTTCAACCGCACGCAGGAGAACCTGACCAAGGGTGGATTGCACGGCCGCAGCGCCAGCGGACGCCGCCAGAGCACCCGCCCCGTGCAGGGCATTGATTCCGACATTCGCCTGAACCGCGCCCTGTGGCTGCTGGCCGATGGCATGCGCCAGCTCAAGGCCTGA
- a CDS encoding DUF2958 domain-containing protein, protein MNALITDAQRVLLLANGRESLQDTDFDPAPVVKLFTPDAGATWLLTEIDPDDHDHAFGLCDLGLGAPELGWVSLQELATVRGRMGLPVERDLHSRAEKRLSAYARDARLAGRVVV, encoded by the coding sequence ATGAACGCCCTCATTACCGACGCGCAACGCGTGCTGCTGCTGGCCAACGGCCGCGAATCGCTGCAGGACACCGACTTCGATCCGGCGCCCGTGGTCAAGCTGTTCACGCCGGACGCCGGCGCGACCTGGCTGCTGACCGAGATCGATCCTGACGACCACGACCATGCCTTCGGTCTTTGCGACCTGGGCCTGGGCGCCCCGGAGCTTGGCTGGGTCAGTCTGCAGGAGCTGGCAACCGTGCGCGGGCGGATGGGTTTGCCGGTCGAGCGTGATCTGCACTCTCGTGCGGAGAAGCGCTTGAGCGCCTACGCGCGTGATGCGCGGCTAGCCGGGCGGGTCGTTGTCTGA
- a CDS encoding plasmid partitioning protein RepB C-terminal domain-containing protein, translating into MSKKPPKSVRLGFERDCMEIALDLLHVEIPPPTGIKETVKYKQVCTSVQAIGLVEPIVVAHSRQSVGSFIVLDGRMRLEALRDRGAQKALCLISTDDEGYTYNKRVNRLSVVQEHRMIVRAAERGVSVQQLADVLDVTPGAIRQQFKLLDGICSEAVALLADKPATYAVFRALKQMKPFRQIDVAQAMINLGNYSAKLALAMLQATSPDQLTEEASAKAQRGGPTEALQRLERELAAVQADTRLLEEGYGPANLQLEIIKTYIGKTLLENAAVVRWLAKTHSEYLQQLQFIAEIKQLPSQ; encoded by the coding sequence ATGAGCAAGAAGCCGCCGAAGTCGGTACGGCTCGGGTTCGAGCGCGACTGCATGGAGATCGCACTGGACCTGCTCCATGTGGAGATACCGCCGCCGACCGGTATCAAGGAGACCGTCAAATACAAGCAGGTGTGCACCTCGGTGCAGGCCATCGGCCTGGTTGAGCCGATCGTCGTTGCCCACAGCCGGCAGAGCGTCGGCTCGTTCATCGTGCTGGATGGCCGCATGCGGCTGGAAGCCTTGCGAGACCGGGGTGCGCAGAAGGCGCTGTGCCTGATCTCGACGGACGACGAGGGCTACACCTACAACAAGCGCGTCAACCGTCTCTCGGTGGTGCAGGAGCATCGGATGATCGTCCGGGCTGCCGAGCGGGGCGTGTCGGTGCAGCAGTTGGCCGACGTTCTGGATGTGACGCCTGGTGCCATCCGCCAGCAGTTCAAGCTGCTGGACGGCATCTGCAGCGAAGCCGTGGCGCTGCTGGCGGACAAACCGGCTACCTATGCCGTGTTCCGCGCGTTGAAGCAGATGAAGCCGTTTCGGCAGATCGACGTGGCACAGGCCATGATCAATCTTGGCAACTATTCCGCGAAGCTAGCGTTGGCCATGCTACAGGCGACGTCGCCCGACCAGTTGACCGAGGAGGCGTCCGCCAAGGCGCAACGGGGCGGGCCGACGGAGGCGCTACAGCGCCTGGAGCGGGAGTTGGCGGCGGTGCAGGCGGACACCCGGTTGCTGGAAGAAGGCTACGGCCCGGCCAACTTGCAGTTGGAGATCATCAAGACATACATCGGCAAGACGCTTCTGGAAAACGCCGCCGTCGTCCGATGGCTGGCGAAGACCCATTCCGAGTACCTCCAGCAACTGCAGTTCATCGCCGAAATCAAACAGTTGCCATCACAGTAG
- a CDS encoding IS3 family transposase (programmed frameshift), translated as MKKSRFSEEQMVTILREADRTTVAEAAKKHKVSEATIYAWRKHFGQMEAADVKRLKALELENSRLKKLLAERDLDLEILKEINAKKLVSPLARREQLAFVRARGLSLRRACGLIGMSRATPSYELRLPAKDAPVLAAMKELSAMYPRYGYRRIRVFLRRKGFELSWSRTHRLWRQAGLLVPRKRPRKRIASLRPRIHTPFKANMVWAYDFVFDTTASGQQIKCLTVVDEYTRECLAIDVAGAIRSKRVIEVLSRLVSLHGAPLFMRSDNGPEFVSQAILEWISASGIATVLNDPGKPWQNGTDESFNGKFRDECLSIEWFRSRREAAALIEAWRNHYNEVRPHSSLQYLTPAEFKLELRKEPQPAVF; from the exons ATGAAGAAGAGTCGATTTTCAGAAGAGCAAATGGTCACGATCCTGCGCGAAGCAGATCGAACGACGGTGGCCGAGGCCGCCAAGAAGCACAAGGTCAGCGAAGCCACCATCTATGCCTGGCGCAAACACTTCGGCCAGATGGAAGCGGCCGACGTCAAGCGTCTGAAGGCCCTGGAGCTTGAGAACAGCCGGCTGAAGAAGCTTCTTGCCGAGCGAGATCTGGACCTCGAGATTCTCAAGGAGATCAACGCAAAAAAAT TGGTGAGCCCGTTGGCTCGGCGCGAGCAACTGGCCTTCGTGCGCGCACGTGGCTTGAGTCTGCGCCGCGCCTGCGGGCTCATCGGCATGTCACGCGCCACGCCCAGTTACGAGTTGCGCTTGCCCGCCAAGGATGCGCCGGTGCTTGCGGCGATGAAGGAACTGTCGGCCATGTATCCGCGCTACGGCTATCGCCGCATTCGCGTATTCCTGCGTCGCAAGGGCTTCGAGCTGAGTTGGTCTCGCACGCACAGGCTGTGGCGTCAGGCGGGCCTGCTGGTGCCCCGGAAACGGCCGCGCAAGCGCATCGCATCGCTGCGCCCGCGCATCCACACGCCGTTCAAGGCCAACATGGTCTGGGCCTATGACTTCGTCTTCGACACCACGGCCAGCGGTCAGCAGATCAAGTGCCTGACCGTGGTGGACGAATACACCCGGGAGTGCCTGGCCATCGACGTGGCTGGGGCCATCCGTTCCAAGCGCGTGATCGAGGTGCTTTCGCGGCTGGTCAGCCTGCACGGGGCGCCGCTGTTCATGCGCTCGGACAATGGCCCCGAGTTCGTCAGCCAGGCGATCCTGGAGTGGATCTCAGCCTCGGGCATTGCCACCGTGCTCAACGATCCCGGCAAGCCCTGGCAGAACGGCACCGACGAAAGCTTCAACGGCAAGTTCCGCGACGAGTGTCTGTCCATCGAGTGGTTCCGTTCGCGCCGCGAAGCCGCTGCCCTGATCGAAGCCTGGCGCAATCACTACAACGAGGTACGTCCCCACAGCAGCCTGCAATACTTGACCCCGGCAGAGTTCAAACTCGAACTCCGCAAAGAACCGCAACCCGCCGTCTTCTAG
- the radC gene encoding RadC family protein, with translation MSHDLFSSLDSFVADSSAAGSLLVRDVAGEYRSAEPAEVLQAALRVLASQLRGTEMLSSPQAVRDFLRIRLGTLEHEVFAVIHLDAQHRVIEYVEIFRGTISQTSVYPREIVKEALARNSAALILVHNHPSGVAEPSRADEMLTQTLKSALSLVDVRVIDHLIVAGPTILSFAERGLI, from the coding sequence ATGTCGCACGATCTGTTCTCTTCCCTCGATTCCTTCGTTGCTGATTCTTCTGCTGCTGGTTCACTGCTGGTTCGCGATGTTGCGGGCGAGTACCGCTCGGCCGAGCCAGCCGAGGTGCTGCAGGCGGCGTTGCGGGTGCTGGCGAGCCAGTTGCGCGGTACCGAGATGCTGTCGTCGCCGCAGGCGGTGCGCGACTTCCTGCGTATCAGGCTGGGCACGCTTGAACACGAGGTGTTCGCGGTGATCCACCTGGATGCGCAGCACCGCGTCATCGAGTACGTGGAGATCTTCCGGGGCACGATAAGCCAGACATCGGTGTACCCGCGCGAGATCGTCAAGGAAGCCCTGGCGCGCAATTCGGCGGCGCTGATTCTGGTGCACAACCATCCGTCGGGTGTGGCCGAGCCGTCGCGGGCGGACGAGATGCTGACGCAGACGCTCAAGAGCGCGCTGTCGCTGGTGGACGTGCGGGTCATCGATCACCTGATCGTGGCTGGGCCGACGATCCTGTCCTTTGCCGAGCGCGGGCTGATCTGA
- a CDS encoding plasmid partitioning protein RepB C-terminal domain-containing protein: protein MTSSSARIEMIPISDITVANPRVRNAKIHKTITDSIDQVGLKRPITVRRVSSGEGTTPYALICGQGRLESCKMLGQTEIAALVVDVDEETGHVMSIVENVARRTPRAVETLEQVRVLKQRGYTDSEVAGKLGCTASWVNNVANLLERGEKRLLAATEAGHIPLHLAVSISRASGSEAQQLLLDAYESGELKGRKVTVVRKILEQRERSGKKGNNSFAKGPSRRQMSPEELTKLYQRDVDMHRRIQKKAEYTQKSLLLARQIFKELFASKDFCALLKVEKLGSVPQPLAELAPRGGLMR from the coding sequence ATGACGTCATCTTCCGCACGCATCGAGATGATCCCGATCAGCGACATCACGGTGGCGAATCCTCGCGTCCGTAACGCGAAGATCCACAAGACGATCACCGACAGCATCGACCAGGTGGGGCTCAAGCGGCCTATTACGGTGCGCCGTGTTTCGTCAGGGGAGGGGACCACGCCATACGCGCTGATTTGCGGGCAGGGGCGGCTGGAATCCTGCAAGATGCTCGGGCAGACCGAGATTGCCGCGCTGGTCGTTGACGTGGACGAAGAGACAGGCCACGTCATGAGCATCGTGGAAAACGTCGCGCGGCGAACGCCCCGGGCGGTGGAGACGTTGGAGCAGGTTCGCGTGCTGAAGCAGCGGGGCTACACCGACAGCGAGGTCGCGGGCAAGCTCGGCTGCACCGCGTCCTGGGTCAACAACGTGGCCAATCTGCTGGAACGCGGGGAGAAACGCCTGCTGGCGGCAACGGAGGCCGGCCACATTCCACTGCACCTGGCGGTCAGCATCTCGCGGGCCAGCGGCAGCGAGGCTCAGCAGCTTCTGCTGGATGCCTACGAGAGTGGCGAACTGAAGGGCCGCAAGGTCACTGTCGTTCGCAAGATCCTGGAACAGCGGGAGCGCAGCGGAAAGAAGGGCAACAACTCTTTCGCCAAAGGGCCCTCCCGGCGACAGATGAGTCCGGAGGAACTCACGAAGCTCTATCAGCGTGACGTGGACATGCATCGTCGTATCCAGAAGAAGGCCGAGTACACGCAGAAATCACTGCTGCTGGCGCGGCAGATCTTCAAGGAGCTTTTCGCCAGCAAGGACTTCTGCGCCCTGTTGAAGGTGGAGAAGCTGGGTAGCGTTCCGCAACCGCTCGCGGAACTGGCGCCACGCGGAGGGCTAATGCGATGA
- a CDS encoding MFS transporter translates to MPTTPLSPAASPAPIRPLTVLAFTAGVSISSIYYHQPLLTGIGATFASDAGWVGAVAAATQIGFAAGMLLISPLGDRMDRRRLIVWQAAGACLALLAAALAPTLAVLTGASFLLGLFATMAQQAGPFAAELVPSEQRGWAIGRVMSGLLLGILLARAFAGFIGAQWGWRMVFAVAIAAVALMAAMVWRTLPPTQPGVTLPYGPLIASPWQLARELAPLREAALTGAALFAAFSLFWTTLVLLLSAPPLHLGAREAGLFALIGVVGVLAAPWAGRMTDRHGPLPVIWAAITLMATAFIVLWLGAASITGLVAGVVALDAGLQIMQTANQSRVFALRPQAKSRLNTAYMVCYFMGGALGSAAGYLAWQGWRWPGVCMVGLGFVLIAAISHAWPRAESKP, encoded by the coding sequence ATGCCCACGACACCTCTATCCCCTGCTGCCTCGCCCGCGCCCATCCGCCCACTGACCGTCCTGGCCTTCACGGCCGGCGTGTCCATCTCCAGCATCTACTACCACCAGCCGCTGCTGACAGGCATCGGCGCCACCTTCGCCAGCGATGCCGGCTGGGTGGGCGCCGTGGCCGCGGCCACGCAGATCGGTTTCGCGGCCGGCATGCTGCTGATCTCGCCACTGGGCGACCGCATGGACCGCCGTCGCCTCATCGTGTGGCAGGCGGCCGGCGCCTGCCTCGCGCTGCTGGCCGCCGCCCTGGCCCCCACGCTGGCCGTCCTGACGGGGGCCAGTTTCCTGCTGGGACTGTTCGCCACCATGGCCCAGCAGGCCGGCCCCTTTGCCGCCGAGCTGGTGCCCTCTGAGCAGCGCGGCTGGGCCATCGGCCGGGTGATGAGCGGCCTGTTGCTGGGCATCTTGCTGGCTCGCGCGTTCGCGGGCTTCATCGGCGCACAGTGGGGCTGGCGCATGGTGTTCGCCGTGGCCATCGCCGCCGTCGCGCTGATGGCAGCGATGGTCTGGCGCACCCTGCCACCCACGCAGCCCGGCGTCACCCTGCCCTACGGGCCACTGATCGCCTCGCCCTGGCAATTGGCGCGGGAGCTGGCGCCCCTGCGTGAAGCGGCGTTGACGGGCGCAGCGCTGTTCGCCGCCTTCAGCCTGTTCTGGACCACCCTGGTGCTGCTGCTGAGCGCACCGCCTCTGCATCTGGGCGCGCGCGAGGCGGGACTGTTCGCCCTCATCGGCGTGGTCGGCGTACTGGCCGCGCCCTGGGCCGGCAGGATGACCGACCGTCACGGGCCCCTGCCCGTGATCTGGGCGGCCATCACCCTGATGGCCACCGCCTTCATCGTTCTGTGGCTCGGCGCCGCATCCATCACAGGCCTGGTGGCGGGCGTGGTGGCCCTGGACGCGGGCCTTCAGATCATGCAGACCGCCAACCAGTCCCGCGTGTTTGCCCTGCGGCCGCAGGCCAAGAGCCGGCTCAACACGGCCTACATGGTGTGCTATTTCATGGGCGGCGCGCTGGGGTCTGCCGCTGGCTACCTGGCCTGGCAAGGGTGGCGCTGGCCGGGGGTGTGCATGGTGGGTCTGGGCTTTGTGCTGATTGCAGCGATCAGCCACGCATGGCCACGCGCTGAAAGCAAGCCCTGA
- a CDS encoding DUF6988 family protein, translating into MPATEHAGSDDPLEHMLQRSEALHERFNELLDYAEFDGSPRGEAALGMCLVAMEHATALHALMALGMPTSAVSLMRLQFEALTRAMWLIYAAPETAIEKLSAPLTLEAEQAAKNLPSAKDMIDQIGKRVGQDAPAAAHQMLVHFKDISWNAMNSFVHGGIHPLRRNADGFPVHLALQVLRNSNGLSTMTAMTMAVLTGDEAITRPMSKVQPAFADCLPDLLKP; encoded by the coding sequence ATGCCCGCGACAGAACACGCCGGTTCCGACGATCCCCTGGAACACATGCTCCAGCGCTCGGAGGCCTTGCACGAACGATTCAACGAACTGCTGGACTATGCCGAATTCGACGGCTCTCCGCGCGGCGAAGCAGCTCTGGGCATGTGCCTGGTCGCCATGGAACACGCCACGGCCTTGCATGCCCTGATGGCGCTGGGCATGCCGACATCGGCCGTCAGCCTGATGCGGCTGCAGTTCGAAGCGCTGACCCGTGCGATGTGGCTCATCTATGCGGCCCCCGAGACGGCCATCGAGAAGCTGTCGGCACCGCTCACGCTGGAAGCCGAACAGGCCGCCAAGAACCTGCCCAGCGCGAAGGACATGATCGATCAGATCGGCAAGCGGGTTGGACAGGACGCGCCGGCAGCGGCCCACCAGATGCTGGTCCACTTCAAGGACATCTCCTGGAACGCCATGAACTCGTTCGTGCACGGCGGCATCCATCCCCTGCGACGCAATGCCGATGGCTTCCCCGTGCACCTGGCTCTGCAGGTGCTGCGCAACTCGAACGGTCTGAGCACCATGACGGCCATGACAATGGCCGTCCTCACCGGCGATGAAGCCATCACAAGGCCGATGAGCAAGGTCCAGCCGGCATTCGCCGACTGCCTGCCGGATCTGCTCAAGCCCTGA
- a CDS encoding YdcF family protein, which translates to MSLVREGEEAPQGFVPLLKGGDGGMQDRFESRTRLIDYIAPRTRLCRSRFALLFGSRHAQPPLVARTALLYRMGYFGTLIISGGRTQGGRFSEAEELAVQLVEAGLDRRAIILEMASSNTKENIQFSRALMRGAGIDRLLLIGKIYAKRRYVMTLRRHWPEIAEVACTAVNYFGVSRAAWWTHAELRGRILSERRKIEAYLGKADLQEVGVEDGRFTLDALRSPRA; encoded by the coding sequence ATGTCGCTGGTGCGCGAAGGTGAGGAGGCTCCGCAAGGCTTCGTGCCGCTACTCAAGGGAGGCGATGGCGGGATGCAAGACAGGTTCGAATCGAGAACGCGGCTGATTGACTACATTGCCCCGCGCACACGCCTGTGCCGCAGCCGGTTTGCCTTGCTCTTTGGCAGCCGGCATGCCCAGCCGCCGCTCGTGGCACGGACTGCCCTCCTGTACCGGATGGGCTATTTCGGGACGCTCATCATCTCAGGCGGACGGACGCAGGGCGGCCGGTTCAGCGAAGCCGAAGAACTGGCGGTCCAGTTGGTGGAGGCCGGCCTTGACCGCCGCGCCATCATTCTGGAGATGGCTTCAAGCAACACCAAGGAGAACATACAGTTTTCGCGCGCGCTGATGCGGGGTGCCGGCATCGACCGGCTGCTGTTGATCGGCAAGATCTACGCCAAGCGGCGCTACGTGATGACGCTGCGCCGCCACTGGCCCGAAATCGCAGAGGTGGCATGCACGGCCGTGAACTATTTCGGCGTCTCCCGGGCCGCCTGGTGGACGCACGCGGAATTGCGCGGGCGCATCTTGTCGGAGCGGCGCAAGATAGAGGCCTACCTGGGCAAGGCCGATCTTCAGGAAGTGGGTGTCGAAGACGGGCGATTCACGCTGGATGCGCTGCGTTCTCCGAGGGCCTAG
- a CDS encoding ParB/RepB/Spo0J family partition protein, whose translation MNAVIQTEAQALNAAASSSASALQTADPSKHMILVPLSRLVLRPTGRNVRKTPRMSIPELAASIQRVGLLQNLIVILSSDGEHYEVVAGGRRLAALKLLAKKHRIAKDWQVPCLQVADGTARTASLTENVQREAMHPADQFEAFAALVAEGRPIEDIAADFSVTPLVVQRRLKLANVSPRLMADYRADAVSLDQLMALAITDDHAAQESAFYDAPQWQRHPSHLRERLTEREIDAYRHPLVRFVGLDGYEAAGGGIRRDLFAEGDAGVYLNDAALLERLAQDKLAGIAATVRAEGWAWVDATPGVPHADLHAFQRAPRERREPNKREAARIEKLQAKMQEVAEAVDAAMDADDEDKVDALQEEGEALGEQLQALEDGLQDYGANVKAAAGAIVTIDRNGEAVIHRGLMREAEAKALRTLERLRQGFSGEGEAENDEQPKTAAMSDRLAQRLSAHRTAALKIEVARHPQAALAAVVHGMVQAVLQESRYGFKRDSLPLGVSLKLQDRLEGMAPDWPHSAAAVALRELQQVAGEGLPEDSAELFAALLAKPQDELVKLLAVCVASTVDVVTPRATPRQPGAELAQAVGLDMATWWQPTAEGYFKHVSKAVILDAVGAFAPESVTRLAKLKKADIASEAERLADGTGWMPAIFKAEGPQDAAQVAGPEQDAPEDAEAMADEHAEALAA comes from the coding sequence ATGAACGCCGTTATCCAGACCGAAGCCCAAGCCCTCAACGCCGCCGCCAGCAGTTCGGCCAGCGCGCTGCAAACCGCCGACCCGAGCAAGCACATGATCCTGGTGCCGCTGTCGCGGCTGGTGCTGCGCCCCACGGGCCGCAATGTGCGCAAGACCCCGCGCATGTCCATTCCCGAACTGGCCGCGAGCATCCAGCGCGTGGGTCTGCTGCAAAACTTGATCGTGATCCTGTCCAGCGATGGCGAGCACTACGAAGTCGTGGCCGGTGGCCGTCGCCTTGCCGCCCTCAAGCTGCTGGCGAAGAAGCACCGCATCGCCAAGGATTGGCAGGTCCCTTGCTTGCAGGTGGCCGATGGCACGGCCCGCACCGCCAGTCTCACCGAAAACGTGCAGCGCGAGGCCATGCACCCGGCAGACCAGTTTGAAGCATTCGCGGCACTGGTGGCCGAGGGCCGCCCCATCGAGGACATAGCGGCGGATTTCAGCGTCACGCCGCTGGTGGTGCAGCGCCGCTTGAAGCTGGCGAATGTCTCGCCGCGCCTGATGGCGGACTATCGCGCCGATGCCGTGAGCCTTGACCAGTTGATGGCCCTTGCCATCACCGACGACCACGCCGCGCAGGAAAGCGCGTTCTACGATGCACCGCAGTGGCAGCGCCATCCCTCGCACTTGCGCGAACGCCTCACCGAAAGGGAAATCGACGCTTACCGGCATCCGCTGGTGCGCTTCGTCGGACTGGACGGCTACGAAGCCGCAGGCGGCGGCATCCGCCGCGACCTGTTCGCGGAAGGCGATGCGGGCGTGTACCTCAACGACGCCGCGCTGCTGGAACGGCTGGCGCAAGACAAGCTGGCAGGCATCGCCGCCACTGTCCGCGCCGAGGGTTGGGCGTGGGTGGATGCCACGCCGGGCGTGCCCCATGCCGATCTGCACGCCTTCCAGCGTGCGCCGAGAGAGCGGCGCGAGCCGAATAAGCGCGAAGCCGCACGCATCGAGAAGCTGCAAGCCAAGATGCAGGAGGTTGCCGAAGCGGTGGATGCTGCGATGGACGCCGACGACGAGGACAAGGTCGACGCTTTGCAGGAGGAAGGCGAAGCCCTGGGCGAGCAGCTGCAGGCACTGGAAGATGGCTTGCAAGACTACGGCGCGAACGTGAAGGCCGCGGCCGGTGCCATCGTCACCATCGACCGCAATGGCGAGGCCGTGATTCATCGCGGCCTGATGCGCGAGGCCGAGGCCAAGGCTCTGCGCACACTGGAACGGTTGCGCCAAGGTTTCAGCGGCGAAGGCGAAGCCGAGAACGACGAGCAACCCAAGACCGCTGCCATGTCCGACCGGCTGGCGCAACGCTTAAGCGCCCACCGCACCGCCGCACTGAAAATCGAAGTCGCACGGCATCCACAAGCTGCGCTGGCTGCCGTGGTACATGGCATGGTGCAGGCCGTCTTGCAGGAAAGCCGCTATGGCTTCAAGCGTGATTCCTTGCCGCTGGGCGTGAGCCTGAAACTGCAAGACCGGCTGGAAGGCATGGCCCCGGACTGGCCTCACTCCGCCGCCGCCGTGGCACTGCGCGAACTGCAACAGGTGGCCGGTGAAGGGTTGCCGGAGGACAGCGCCGAACTGTTCGCCGCGCTGCTGGCGAAGCCGCAAGATGAACTGGTCAAGCTGCTGGCCGTGTGCGTGGCGTCCACGGTGGACGTGGTGACGCCTCGCGCCACGCCGCGCCAACCCGGCGCGGAACTGGCGCAGGCCGTGGGCCTCGACATGGCCACATGGTGGCAGCCGACCGCCGAAGGCTACTTCAAGCACGTTTCCAAGGCCGTGATTCTGGATGCCGTGGGCGCGTTTGCACCGGAATCCGTCACCCGACTGGCAAAGCTCAAGAAGGCCGACATTGCCAGCGAAGCCGAGCGGCTGGCCGATGGCACGGGCTGGATGCCTGCCATCTTCAAGGCCGAAGGCCCGCAGGATGCCGCGCAGGTGGCAGGCCCGGAGCAGGACGCCCCGGAGGATGCCGAGGCAATGGCGGATGAACACGCCGAGGCGCTGGCCGCTTGA